The following are encoded together in the Triticum dicoccoides isolate Atlit2015 ecotype Zavitan chromosome 6B, WEW_v2.0, whole genome shotgun sequence genome:
- the LOC119323236 gene encoding uncharacterized protein LOC119323236 isoform X1: MMSNSRGRMRSTTTAAAESSSNRRRSSRPWARFLRPPSRVTYPPTTPPCCTTASGRPPSPSCDGRDPVRRPCPCLTSRLPRHHPLAGGPRHSSCASTTSPSLGGGAHCLREAPRPLDPLLRSSIFWSAIYRFSLFCLFLSVWWWPWNPVDSWKLLDPVVILWFIRSYGSIDIQKTSSLPKMSSCSVICMPCWTSFINCKGELLILIWHQSRLISHPAAIGYWQLTWKFIENLLCSEAKSYSTAPSTLSRFISLSLSLMSSLIPCNILCDGSICFLSFGRTISMCTIIFIQYKMQIFRNIKV, translated from the exons ATGATGAGCAACAGCAGAGGGAGGATGAGGagcacgacgacggcggcggcggagagcagCAGCAATAGGCGGCGCAGCAGCAGGCCTTGGGCAAGATTCCTCCGACCCCCGTCCCGCGTCACCTATCCTccgaccacgccgccgtgctgcacgACGGCAAGTGGGCGCCCGCCCTCCCCGTCCTGCGATGGCCGAGATCCAGTTCGTCGCCCTTGTCCTTGCCTTACCTCACGTCTCCCCCGCCACCACCCACTGGCAGGAGGCCCCCGCCACTCCTCTTGCGCCTCCACCACGTCGCCGTCACTGGGAGGAGGTGCTCATTGCCTCCGGGAAGCACCACGGCCACTGGATCCGTTGCTACGTTCGTCGATCT TTTGGTCCGCTATCTACAGGTTCTCGTTGTTCTG TTTGTTTCTTTCGGTTTGGTGGTGGCCTTGGAATCCTGTTGACTCTTGGAAACTGCTGGACCCTGTTGTTATTCTTTGGTTCATAAG GTCATATGGTTCAATTGATATTCAGAAGACTTCTTCTTTGCCAAAGATGAGCTCTTGCTCGGTAATTTGCATGCCATGCTGGACATCATTTATAAACTGCAAAGGAGAGCTACTAATCTTAATATGG CATCAGTCTAGATTGATCTCCCACCCCGCAGCAATAGGATATTGGCAACTCACTTGGAAATTCATTGAGAATTTACTCTGTTCAGAAGCAAAATCATATTCCACTGCTCCATCCACTCTGTCCaggttcatctctctctctctctctctcatgtcaagcttgattccttgtaatatatTGTGTGATGGAAGTATATGTTTTCTTTCCTTTGGCCGCACTATTTCCATGTGCACTATAATATTTATTCAATATAAAATGCAGATTTTCAGAAATATCAAAGTTTGA
- the LOC119323236 gene encoding uncharacterized protein LOC119323236 isoform X2, which yields MMSNSRGRMRSTTTAAAESSSNRRRSSRPWARFLRPPSRVTYPPTTPPCCTTASGRPPSPSCDGRDPVRRPCPCLTSRLPRHHPLAGGPRHSSCASTTSPSLGGGAHCLREAPRPLDPLLRSSIFWSAIYRFSLFCLFLSVWWWPWNPVDSWKLLDPVVILWFIRSYGSIDIQKTSSLPKMSSCSVICMPCWTSFINCKGELLILIWHQSRLISHPAAIGYWQLTWKFIENLLCSEAKSYSTAPSTLSRFSEISKFERSIFRPETFYLAKTSVHTAASLNFCF from the exons ATGATGAGCAACAGCAGAGGGAGGATGAGGagcacgacgacggcggcggcggagagcagCAGCAATAGGCGGCGCAGCAGCAGGCCTTGGGCAAGATTCCTCCGACCCCCGTCCCGCGTCACCTATCCTccgaccacgccgccgtgctgcacgACGGCAAGTGGGCGCCCGCCCTCCCCGTCCTGCGATGGCCGAGATCCAGTTCGTCGCCCTTGTCCTTGCCTTACCTCACGTCTCCCCCGCCACCACCCACTGGCAGGAGGCCCCCGCCACTCCTCTTGCGCCTCCACCACGTCGCCGTCACTGGGAGGAGGTGCTCATTGCCTCCGGGAAGCACCACGGCCACTGGATCCGTTGCTACGTTCGTCGATCT TTTGGTCCGCTATCTACAGGTTCTCGTTGTTCTG TTTGTTTCTTTCGGTTTGGTGGTGGCCTTGGAATCCTGTTGACTCTTGGAAACTGCTGGACCCTGTTGTTATTCTTTGGTTCATAAG GTCATATGGTTCAATTGATATTCAGAAGACTTCTTCTTTGCCAAAGATGAGCTCTTGCTCGGTAATTTGCATGCCATGCTGGACATCATTTATAAACTGCAAAGGAGAGCTACTAATCTTAATATGG CATCAGTCTAGATTGATCTCCCACCCCGCAGCAATAGGATATTGGCAACTCACTTGGAAATTCATTGAGAATTTACTCTGTTCAGAAGCAAAATCATATTCCACTGCTCCATCCACTCTGTCCag ATTTTCAGAAATATCAAAGTTTGAGAGAAGCATATTTAGGCCTGAAACTTTTTATCTTGCCAAAACTTCCGTGCATACAGCGGCTTCTTTGAATTTCTGCTTCTAG
- the LOC119323236 gene encoding uncharacterized protein LOC119323236 isoform X3: MMSNSRGRMRSTTTAAAESSSNRRRSSRPWARFLRPPSRVTYPPTTPPCCTTASGRPPSPSCDGRDPVRRPCPCLTSRLPRHHPLAGGPRHSSCASTTSPSLGGGAHCLREAPRPLDPLLRSSIFWSAIYRFSLFCLFLSVWWWPWNPVDSWKLLDPVVILWFIRSYGSIDIQKTSSLPKMSSCSVICMPCWTSFINCKGELLILIWVSISLD; this comes from the exons ATGATGAGCAACAGCAGAGGGAGGATGAGGagcacgacgacggcggcggcggagagcagCAGCAATAGGCGGCGCAGCAGCAGGCCTTGGGCAAGATTCCTCCGACCCCCGTCCCGCGTCACCTATCCTccgaccacgccgccgtgctgcacgACGGCAAGTGGGCGCCCGCCCTCCCCGTCCTGCGATGGCCGAGATCCAGTTCGTCGCCCTTGTCCTTGCCTTACCTCACGTCTCCCCCGCCACCACCCACTGGCAGGAGGCCCCCGCCACTCCTCTTGCGCCTCCACCACGTCGCCGTCACTGGGAGGAGGTGCTCATTGCCTCCGGGAAGCACCACGGCCACTGGATCCGTTGCTACGTTCGTCGATCT TTTGGTCCGCTATCTACAGGTTCTCGTTGTTCTG TTTGTTTCTTTCGGTTTGGTGGTGGCCTTGGAATCCTGTTGACTCTTGGAAACTGCTGGACCCTGTTGTTATTCTTTGGTTCATAAG GTCATATGGTTCAATTGATATTCAGAAGACTTCTTCTTTGCCAAAGATGAGCTCTTGCTCGGTAATTTGCATGCCATGCTGGACATCATTTATAAACTGCAAAGGAGAGCTACTAATCTTAATATGGGTGAG CATCAGTCTAGATTGA